A single Mangrovimonas sp. YM274 DNA region contains:
- a CDS encoding class I SAM-dependent methyltransferase: MKKLFKIVLNTVPRPVLIRLSYAVRPILAAYLKGDQFTDPIDGKSFKTFLPYGYGNQRSNVLSPSTLSLERHRLLWLYLKNETDFFTGQHKVLHFAPEQAFYKRFRAMDNLNYTTTDLNSPLADVKADICNLPFEDDSFDIILCNHVLEHIPDDTKAMQELYRILKPGGFGVFQIPQDLNREVTFEDDSITDKKERAKIFGQYDHVRVYGRDYFDKLRSIGFTVEEVDYTASLSENDIETYCLAKGEIIPVVRK; encoded by the coding sequence TTGAAGAAGCTTTTCAAAATAGTTTTAAATACCGTACCCAGACCAGTACTTATTCGTTTAAGTTATGCGGTTAGACCAATTTTAGCTGCTTACCTCAAAGGCGATCAATTTACAGACCCTATTGACGGGAAAAGCTTTAAAACGTTCCTACCTTACGGATATGGCAACCAAAGAAGCAATGTATTATCACCTTCCACTTTGTCTTTAGAACGTCACAGACTGTTATGGCTGTATTTAAAAAATGAAACCGACTTTTTTACGGGACAGCATAAAGTACTTCATTTTGCACCAGAGCAGGCCTTTTACAAGCGTTTTAGAGCCATGGACAACTTGAACTATACTACTACTGACCTCAATTCGCCTTTGGCCGATGTAAAAGCAGATATCTGCAATCTCCCTTTTGAAGACGATTCCTTTGATATCATCCTATGCAACCATGTTTTGGAACACATTCCAGACGATACCAAAGCCATGCAAGAACTATATCGGATTTTAAAACCAGGCGGTTTTGGAGTGTTTCAAATCCCGCAAGACCTTAATCGAGAAGTTACGTTTGAAGACGACTCCATTACGGACAAGAAGGAACGTGCCAAAATCTTTGGGCAGTATGACCACGTAAGGGTATACGGCAGGGATTATTTTGACAAACTCCGAAGTATTGGATTTACCGTAGAAGAAGTTGACTATACAGCAAGCCTTTCAGAAAATGACATTGAGACCTATTGCCTTGCCAAGGGAGAAATTATTCCAGTGGTAAGAAAATAG